In Bifidobacterium scardovii JCM 12489 = DSM 13734, the genomic stretch GATCGGGAAGATCGGCACCCTGCGCTCCTCGCTGCGGTAACGGTCCTGGAAGCTGCTGCGGTCGGCGGTCTCGGACTGGCCGTCGGTCATGAGCACGATGGCCGTGGTGTACCGGCCCGGGTCGCTCGGCATATTGGCGGACAGCGCCGCGTTGAGACCGTCGTAGATGTTGGTGCCGCCGTCCGCGGCCAGCTCCTCGGCATGGTCGAGCAGCGCCGCGGTGTCCGTGCCGCCGGCGCGCACCGGCGTCATCGCGGTCTGGTTGAACGGGATGAGGATGTTGACGTCGCCGTCGCCGGGTTCGATCATCGATGCGGTGGCTTCGGTCTTGTCGAGCGCGGCGTTGAGCCCGCGCACCACGCCGTCCTTGCCGGCTCCCGACATGGAGCCGGAATAGTCCACGACCCATACGGTCCAGCTGGGCTTGCGCAGATTGTGCTGATAGATGTTGAGCGCCTGGCTGATCACGGATGCGGCCGGCATCGGGATGGCCTTGAGCGCGTCGGAACCGGTGGTGATGCCCCATTCGGCGCGGAACGCCTGCTGCACGGCGTGGTCGGAGGAGTAGGCGAGCGTGCCGCCAAGCCCGGTGCGCCGGCCGGCACGCTCGAACAGGAGCTTGCAGTCCTTGGATTCGAGCGCCCTCGCGAAGGCGCCGTACGCATCGGAGACGGACTGGGCCTGGCCGCGGTCGACGTAGCCGAGCGGCGAATCGGAGACCGCGATGCCATCGGAGGGGTAGACGGCGAGCAGCGGATCCTTGCCGTCAGCGGTGAGCTGCTTGTCGGCGGCGATCACCAGCGACTCGTAGTTGACCATCGCGTCGAACCTGCCGGGATCGGCCACTACCATGTCCTTGAGCCAGTCCGACGACCCGGACGAGCGGTCGACGCCGGAGAGCAGGGTCTTGACGGAGTCCTGCAGGGTCGCGTCGTTGAGGTCGTCGGCGGTGAGGGCCTGGTTCTTGC encodes the following:
- a CDS encoding vWA domain-containing protein, whose protein sequence is MGHSTAMRSATAASKAMRRSVAFVAATVIAGMIMALGGCSATNGLVGMFGGTGNNASSAKTQSFTPAKGKAMATLRIASGSENKEVADAIQQAVDSSKVAVTLDYMGSLDIMTTLNGGGDYDAVWPASSIWISMGDTKHIVKEQQSTSTTPIVFGIAKSKAVSLGWASGDGTTTPVSTADLIKAVKSGDLTFSMTSATQSNSGASAYLAFLTALSGKNQALTADDLNDATLQDSVKTLLSGVDRSSGSSDWLKDMVVADPGRFDAMVNYESLVIAADKQLTADGKDPLLAVYPSDGIAVSDSPLGYVDRGQAQSVSDAYGAFARALESKDCKLLFERAGRRTGLGGTLAYSSDHAVQQAFRAEWGITTGSDALKAIPMPAASVISQALNIYQHNLRKPSWTVWVVDYSGSMSGAGKDGVVRGLNAALDKTEATASMIEPGDGDVNILIPFNQTAMTPVRAGGTDTAALLDHAEELAADGGTNIYDGLNAALSANMPSDPGRYTTAIVLMTDGQSETADRSSFQDRYRSEERRVPIFPIMFGDADPDQLKDIASLSNAKVFDGRSGDLAAVFRQVKGYN